One genomic region from Quercus robur chromosome 4, dhQueRobu3.1, whole genome shotgun sequence encodes:
- the LOC126722561 gene encoding CSC1-like protein At3g54510, with product MANRFTSMIKPSLSVASSLLSLGFLALFASLKMKFLTPVALTLLSSSDSSSSGQFLYVSEYFCGVSLDFRLIKFFFVCSLVGLVVLLLVNYNGQDVPYQSYHSLDSFTISNITPGSNRLWVHFSCLWILSFYGLYLLYQEYDEILVKRIQQLQKIRHRPDQFTILVREIPICSEHKARGCSVDHFFSKHYPYSYHSYQMVYKEKDLEVLLEQPVAFVIFKSRCGAALAAQSQQHSHPLLWITEMAPEPRDVSWRTLAIPYRILPLYKIGVVLAASLLTIFFAIPVTAVQGIAKYEKLKK from the exons ATGGCCAATAGattcacttccatgatcaaaCCTTCTCTTTCCGTCGCTTCCTCCCTTCTGTCTCTTGGATTCCTCGCGCTTTTCGCGTCACTGAAGATGAAATTCTTGACTCCAGTGGCCTTGACGCTCTTGTCATCATCAGACTCTTCAAGTTCGGGTCAGTTTTTATATGTTTCTGAATAT TTTTGTGGGGTTTCTTTGGATTTCAGACT tatcaaatttttttttgtatgctcTCTTGTGGGGTTGGTGGTACTTCTCCTAGTAAATTATAATGGCCAGGATGTACCATACCAGAGCTATCACTCCTTGGATTCTTTTACAATATCTAACATTACTCCTGGTTCTAACAG GCTTTGGgtgcatttttcatgcttgTGGATTTTATCTTTCTACGGCTTATACCTACTATATCAG gaatatgatgaaattttggttaaaaggattCAACAACTTCAGAAGATTAGGCATCGACCTGACCAGTTTACTATTCTTGTTCGGGAAATTCCCATTTGCTCAGAACACAAGGCTCGTGGGTGTTCTGTTGATCACTTCTTCTCTAAACATTATCCATACAGTTATCATTCTTATCAAATGgtatacaaagaaaaagatcTTGAAGTGTTGTTG GAGCAACCTGTTGCCTTCGTTATATTCAAGTCTCGTTGTGGTGCTGCACTAGCCGCTCAATCTCAGCAGCACTCACATCCACTTCTATGGATCACCGAAATGGCTCCAGAACCAAGGGATGTATCATGGAGGACTTTGGCAATTCCATATAGAATACTTCCACTTTACAAAATTGGAGTTGTTCTTGCAGCATCACTTCTTACAATTTTCTTTGCTATCCCAGTCACTGCTGTTCAAGGAATTGCCAAATATGAGAAACTGAAGAAATGA
- the LOC126722562 gene encoding uncharacterized protein LOC126722562, translating to MSDHLEPTTPSSTLTPTSEHKPSISLDSLSKTKSAIESLSSILSSFPSNLSFSISSSNPNPAFSLLHDPQVASQVSSLLREPNSGAGDNNLCRWLYDTFQSGDPNLQLIVLRFLPIIVGIYLSRVALHKPLAGFEAVLLALYAHETTSRAGQPITMNIPNLSLPSVYHEAKAPINNNSTELNLAVISPSLEPHGTVRSTRRARIVGVALEPYHSKIYHMPVGSKIDFCDFCVVWAGQDNNNDDRDLNKESESNGRKEGRIPLPWELLQPVLRILGHCLMGNTKNKELFDAAWAACNSLYARSMHDINPKALLVTGSLLKLGKKAMEPSEDLVPTEIRKSNVLVI from the coding sequence atgtCTGATCATTTAGAACCCACCACCCCATCCTCCACCTTGACACCGACCTCAGAACATAAACCCTCCATATCATTGGACTCCCTATCTAAAACCAAATCGGCCATTGAATCTCTCTCCTCCATTCTCTCATCCTTTCCATCCAACCTCTCCTTTTCTATCTCCTCCTCCAACCCTAACCCTgctttctctcttctccatgACCCCCAAGTTGCCTCCCAAGTATCCTCCCTCCTTCGTGAACCCAACTCTGGAGCTGGTGACAACAACCTTTGTCGTTGGCTTTATGACACTTTTCAATCCGGTGACCCTAACCTCCAACTCATTGTCCTCCGCTTCCTCCCCATCATTGTAGGGATCTACCTCTCCCGTGTTGCACTCCACAAACCCCTTGCCGGCTTTGAGGCCGTCCTTCTAGCCCTCTATGCCCATGAGACCACCTCGCGTGCAGGCCAACCCATAACCATGAACATACCGAACTTGTCACTTCCCAGTGTTTACCATGAAGCCAAAGCACCCATTAACAACAACTCCACAGAGCTTAACCTAGCAGTCATATCTCCTAGTTTGGAGCCACATGGGACTGTAAGGTCTACGAGAAGAGCCAGAATAGTTGGGGTGGCCTTAGAACCATACCACAGCAAGATTTATCATATGCCAGTTGGGTCCAAGATTGATTTCTGTGACTTTTGTGTGGTTTGGGCTGGTCAAGACAATAATAATGATGACAGGGACTTGAACAAGGAGAGCGAGTCAAATGGTCGTAAAGAGGGAAGGATTCCATTGCCATGGGAGTTGCTACAACCTGTATTGAGAATTCTTGGTCACTGCCTTATGGGGAACACGAAAAACAAAGAACTGTTTGATGCGGCATGGGCAGCATGTAATAGTTTGTATGCAAGGTCTATGCATGATATCAATCCTAAGGCACTTTTGGTCACTGGGAGTTTGCTTAAGCTTGGCAAGAAGGCTATGGAGCCTTCGGAAGATTTAGTTCCAACTGAAATACGAAAGTCTAATGTCCTTGTCATCTAA